The following are encoded in a window of Nibricoccus aquaticus genomic DNA:
- a CDS encoding Gfo/Idh/MocA family protein, translating into MSQPLALPAPAPLLPRSPRPIISIGAGGIVKDAHLPAYQIAGFPVAGIYDLNRANAEKLAATFNISRVFPTLADAISQAPANAVFDVAVPASALPDILSALPNGAPVLIQKPFGENLPEARNLLAICRSKNLRAAVNFQLRYAPYIAAARALIASGAIGELHDMEIRVTVYMPWHLWTFLEGIPRVEILYHSIHYVDLIRSFLGEPRGVYAKTVKHPLTAKLASTRTNIALDYGDILRANIATNHGHLFGLRHQESYVKWEGSKGALKARLGLLMNYPEGEPDALEMCQLDDSGKPGEWQPVPFSGSWYPHAFISTMADVMRFADGETTELPTRVEDAFKTMATVEATYASSSTGATPIPS; encoded by the coding sequence ATGAGCCAGCCCCTCGCGCTCCCCGCACCCGCTCCGCTCCTCCCGCGCAGCCCCCGCCCCATCATCAGCATCGGCGCCGGCGGCATCGTCAAAGACGCCCACCTCCCCGCCTACCAGATCGCCGGCTTCCCCGTCGCCGGCATCTACGACCTCAACCGCGCCAACGCCGAAAAACTCGCCGCCACCTTCAACATCTCGCGCGTCTTCCCCACCCTCGCCGACGCCATCTCCCAAGCTCCCGCCAACGCCGTCTTCGACGTCGCTGTCCCCGCCTCCGCCCTCCCCGACATCCTCTCCGCCCTCCCCAACGGAGCCCCCGTCCTCATCCAAAAACCCTTCGGCGAAAATCTCCCCGAAGCCCGCAACCTTCTCGCCATCTGCCGGAGCAAAAACCTCCGAGCCGCCGTCAACTTCCAACTCCGCTACGCACCCTATATCGCCGCCGCCCGCGCACTCATTGCCAGCGGTGCCATCGGCGAACTCCACGACATGGAGATCCGCGTCACCGTGTACATGCCCTGGCATCTCTGGACCTTCCTCGAAGGCATCCCCCGCGTCGAAATCCTGTACCACAGCATCCACTACGTGGACCTGATCCGCTCCTTCCTCGGCGAGCCCCGCGGCGTTTACGCCAAAACCGTCAAACACCCGCTCACCGCCAAGCTCGCCTCCACCCGCACCAACATCGCCCTCGATTACGGCGACATCCTCCGCGCCAACATCGCGACGAATCACGGCCACCTCTTCGGCCTCCGCCACCAGGAAAGCTACGTGAAATGGGAAGGCTCCAAAGGCGCCCTCAAAGCCCGCCTCGGCCTCCTCATGAATTACCCCGAAGGCGAACCCGACGCCCTCGAAATGTGCCAGCTCGACGACTCTGGCAAACCCGGCGAATGGCAGCCCGTCCCCTTCTCCGGCAGCTGGTACCCGCACGCCTTCATCAGCACCATGGCCGACGTCATGCGCTTCGCCGACGGCGAAACCACCGAGCTTCCGACGCGCGTCGAAGACGCCTTCAAAACCATGGCCACCGTCGAAGCCACCTACGCCTCCTCCTCTACCGGCGCCACCCCCATCCCATCCTAA
- a CDS encoding MaoC/PaaZ C-terminal domain-containing protein, which produces MKSIYFEDYVTGESRTSTGRTITETDIVMHAGQTGDFFPHHMDAEWCKTQDFKQRIAHGTLIFSVAVGQTAGVINPEAFSYGYDRLRFIRPVFIGDTITARCTIKEKRDDPKRPTMGVVVELVESINQRGETVMAAEHLLLVKRKS; this is translated from the coding sequence ATGAAATCGATCTACTTTGAAGATTATGTGACGGGCGAATCGCGGACCTCGACGGGACGTACGATCACGGAGACAGACATCGTGATGCACGCGGGGCAGACGGGGGATTTTTTTCCGCATCACATGGATGCCGAGTGGTGCAAGACCCAGGACTTCAAGCAGCGTATCGCGCATGGAACGCTGATCTTCAGCGTGGCGGTGGGGCAGACGGCGGGCGTGATCAATCCCGAGGCGTTTTCGTATGGCTACGACCGGTTGCGGTTTATCCGGCCGGTGTTCATCGGCGATACCATCACGGCGCGTTGTACCATTAAGGAAAAACGCGACGACCCGAAGCGGCCGACGATGGGCGTGGTGGTGGAGCTCGTGGAGTCGATCAATCAGCGCGGCGAGACGGTGATGGCCGCGGAGCATTTGCTGTTGGTGAAACGTAAAAGCTGA
- a CDS encoding IclR family transcriptional regulator, whose product MSKTPEYPVPALEKGLDIVEALAAEATPQSLGELAAGLKRSSSELFRMLNCLERRGYVAREAVSGKYGLTLKLFALSHVHSVTEKLLQAARGPMRGLTEEFQVSCHLSVLERGRLLVVAQEMSPEPVRISIEVGATFEAAKTASGRLLLAWSGERATRGEGKTRKVLEKIFAKIRTSGVSVAESETIEGVRDLAVHVGKPEAGVMAALAVTRLLRRGQRADEAALLAGMRAAAAEITRALGLGRGTQESGGEIAEARKSGGAEKRTRAAARGAR is encoded by the coding sequence ATGTCCAAGACTCCCGAATATCCCGTGCCGGCGTTGGAGAAGGGACTCGACATCGTCGAGGCGCTGGCGGCGGAAGCGACACCGCAATCGCTGGGGGAGCTGGCGGCGGGGTTGAAGCGGAGCAGCAGCGAGCTTTTCCGGATGCTGAATTGTCTGGAGCGACGGGGGTATGTGGCGCGCGAGGCGGTATCGGGGAAGTATGGGCTGACGCTGAAGTTATTCGCGCTGTCGCATGTGCATTCGGTGACGGAGAAGTTGTTGCAGGCGGCGCGGGGTCCGATGCGGGGGCTGACGGAGGAATTTCAGGTATCGTGCCATCTGAGCGTGCTGGAGCGCGGGCGGTTGCTGGTGGTGGCGCAGGAGATGAGTCCGGAGCCGGTGAGGATTTCGATCGAGGTGGGGGCGACGTTTGAGGCGGCGAAGACGGCGTCGGGGCGGTTGCTGCTGGCGTGGTCGGGCGAACGTGCGACGCGTGGAGAAGGAAAAACGCGGAAGGTGTTGGAGAAGATTTTTGCGAAGATCCGGACGAGCGGAGTGTCGGTGGCGGAGAGCGAGACGATCGAGGGGGTGCGCGATCTGGCGGTACACGTGGGAAAACCGGAGGCGGGGGTGATGGCGGCGCTGGCGGTGACGCGGTTGCTACGGCGCGGGCAGCGGGCGGATGAGGCGGCGTTGCTGGCGGGGATGCGCGCGGCGGCTGCGGAGATCACGAGGGCGCTGGGGCTCGGGCGCGGGACGCAGGAGTCGGGCGGAGAAATCGCGGAAGCGCGGAAGAGCGGAGGCGCGGAAAAAAGAACGCGTGCGGCGGCGCGTGGGGCGCGTTAA